Proteins co-encoded in one Prunus persica cultivar Lovell chromosome G6, Prunus_persica_NCBIv2, whole genome shotgun sequence genomic window:
- the LOC109949468 gene encoding uncharacterized protein LOC109949468 isoform X2, whose product MSEIKIQHQYWQATDGCGVGLGSGSSMRGGHIMRQRQLILCTCRHAEIEALIHIVMDDFKDAFAAPSQICLLKAVAAEFSDRRLAMKLTNQ is encoded by the exons ATGAGTGAAATAAAGATTCAACATCAGTATTGGCAGGCAACTGATGGTTGTGGTGTTGGGTTGGGTAGCGGCAGCAGCATGAGAGGAGGACACATA ATGAGACAGAGGCAACTGATTCTATGCACTTGCAGGCATGCTGAGATTGAGGCGCTTATACATATTGTCATGGATGATTTCAAAGATGCTTTTGCTGCCCCCTCTCAAATATGCTTATTAAAA GCTGTTGCTGCAGAATTTTCTGACCGAAGGCTTGCAATGAAGCTAACGAACCAATGA
- the LOC109949468 gene encoding uncharacterized protein LOC109949468 isoform X1 encodes MSEIKIQHQYWQATDGCGVGLGSGSSMRGGHIMRQRQLILCTCRHAEIEALIHIVMDDFKDAFAAPSQICLLKVQQMKMKMKMKMLNLTIQYYCNCNILERLRLRHCWEFPCQ; translated from the exons ATGAGTGAAATAAAGATTCAACATCAGTATTGGCAGGCAACTGATGGTTGTGGTGTTGGGTTGGGTAGCGGCAGCAGCATGAGAGGAGGACACATA ATGAGACAGAGGCAACTGATTCTATGCACTTGCAGGCATGCTGAGATTGAGGCGCTTATACATATTGTCATGGATGATTTCAAAGATGCTTTTGCTGCCCCCTCTCAAATATGCTTATTAAAA GTCCAgcagatgaagatgaagatgaagatgaagatgctCAACTTAACAATCCAATATTACTGCAACTGCAATATT CTTGAGAGGCTTAGATTGA